A genomic segment from Actinoplanes sichuanensis encodes:
- a CDS encoding class I SAM-dependent DNA methyltransferase, whose translation MRVPDWIDDTRSSYDTVAVSYADMLRGRLAEEPFQRGILGLFVELVRGRGPVADVGCGPGRITGFLAEAGLDVFGVDLSPGMVAVARRDFPGLRFEVGSMTGLQVADGSLGGVLAWFSLIHVPDEAVPGVLAEFRRVLAPGGVVMIGFHAGEGVRHKTEGYGGHRMNVLVHLRSAARVAGWLAEAGFTVEGELVHRPDPRTEGAFVFAHR comes from the coding sequence ATGCGTGTTCCCGATTGGATCGACGACACTCGCAGTTCGTACGACACGGTGGCTGTGAGTTATGCGGACATGTTGCGCGGCAGGTTGGCCGAGGAGCCGTTTCAGCGCGGGATTCTGGGGTTGTTCGTCGAGCTGGTGCGTGGTCGTGGGCCGGTGGCCGATGTGGGGTGTGGGCCGGGGCGGATCACCGGGTTTCTGGCCGAGGCGGGTCTGGACGTGTTCGGGGTGGATCTGTCGCCGGGGATGGTGGCGGTGGCGCGGCGGGATTTTCCGGGGTTGCGGTTCGAGGTGGGTTCGATGACCGGGCTGCAGGTGGCGGATGGGTCGTTGGGTGGGGTGTTGGCGTGGTTCTCGTTGATTCATGTGCCGGATGAGGCGGTGCCGGGGGTGCTGGCGGAGTTTCGGCGGGTGCTGGCGCCGGGTGGGGTGGTGATGATCGGGTTTCATGCCGGGGAGGGTGTGCGGCACAAGACCGAGGGTTATGGCGGTCATCGGATGAATGTGCTGGTGCATCTGCGGTCGGCGGCGCGGGTGGCGGGTTGGTTGGCCGAGGCGGGTTTCACGGTGGAGGGTGAGTTGGTGCATCGTCCGGATCCGAGGACCGAGGGTGCGTTCGTGTTCGCGCACCGGTAG
- a CDS encoding organic hydroperoxide resistance protein translates to MSTLYTASATATGDGRNGHVRSSDGVLDFDLAIPKELGGAGGALTNPEQLFAAGYAACFHSALKRVASAQKITLEDTAITVDVGIGPLPSGTGFGLNVTIEAELPGLDETTAKTVLDAAHQVCPYSNATRGNVEVTLNLA, encoded by the coding sequence ATGAGCACCCTCTACACCGCCTCAGCCACCGCCACCGGCGACGGCCGCAACGGCCACGTCCGCTCCAGCGACGGCGTCCTCGACTTCGACCTCGCCATCCCCAAGGAACTCGGCGGCGCCGGCGGAGCCCTCACCAACCCCGAACAACTCTTCGCCGCCGGCTACGCCGCCTGCTTCCACAGCGCCCTCAAACGCGTCGCCTCCGCCCAGAAGATCACCCTCGAAGACACCGCCATCACCGTCGACGTCGGCATCGGCCCCCTGCCCTCCGGCACCGGCTTCGGCCTCAACGTCACCATCGAAGCCGAACTGCCCGGCCTCGACGAAACCACCGCCAAAACCGTCCTCGACGCCGCCCACCAGGTGTGCCCCTACTCCAACGCCACCCGCGGCAACGTCGAGGTCACCCTCAACCTCGCCTGA
- a CDS encoding MarR family winged helix-turn-helix transcriptional regulator, with product MRESTALDRMICFQLYAASRAMTSLYRPHLDPHGLTYPQYLVMRILWHDGPTTIRDLGRTLRLDSGTLSPLLKRLETQGHIRRERATHDERTVWIHPTETGTRLQTDIGDLSHALACATGLTTDELHQLHTLLHRANSGPAPTPPGGTTA from the coding sequence ATGCGAGAGAGCACCGCCCTCGACCGGATGATCTGCTTCCAGCTCTATGCGGCCAGCCGGGCGATGACCTCGCTCTACCGGCCACACCTCGACCCCCACGGCCTCACCTACCCCCAATACCTCGTCATGCGCATCCTCTGGCACGACGGACCCACCACGATCCGTGACCTCGGACGCACCCTGCGCCTCGACTCCGGCACCCTCAGCCCCCTGCTCAAACGCCTCGAAACCCAGGGCCACATCCGACGCGAACGCGCCACCCACGACGAACGCACCGTCTGGATCCACCCCACCGAGACCGGCACCCGCCTCCAGACCGACATCGGCGACCTCTCCCACGCCCTCGCCTGCGCCACCGGCCTCACCACCGACGAACTCCACCAACTCCACACCCTGCTGCACCGCGCCAACAGCGGCCCAGCACCAACCCCTCCCGGAGGAACCACCGCATGA
- a CDS encoding GNAT family N-acetyltransferase, whose protein sequence is MASIRFVKLSPATLAALLAGDLDAASAAAGHPLSPFLIEENWLWEIRLDDIRRDPRAADWIAAAVVAEPEGVVVGHGGFHGPPDGDGVVEVAYTVAPEHRLRGYATAMLQQLLARADGDPRVTAVRASIRPDNIGSKKVIAGFGFRKVGEQWDPEDGLEDVYLRTAAG, encoded by the coding sequence ATGGCGTCCATCCGCTTCGTGAAGCTCTCCCCCGCCACTCTGGCCGCGCTGCTCGCCGGTGACCTCGACGCCGCGAGCGCCGCCGCGGGGCATCCGCTGAGCCCGTTCCTGATCGAGGAGAACTGGCTGTGGGAGATCCGGCTCGACGACATCAGGCGTGATCCGCGGGCCGCGGACTGGATCGCGGCGGCGGTCGTCGCCGAACCCGAAGGGGTGGTCGTCGGTCACGGCGGGTTCCACGGGCCACCCGACGGTGACGGGGTGGTCGAGGTCGCGTACACGGTCGCGCCGGAGCACCGGCTGCGCGGCTACGCCACGGCGATGCTGCAACAGCTGCTGGCCCGCGCCGACGGTGACCCGAGGGTCACCGCGGTACGGGCCAGCATCCGGCCGGACAACATCGGTTCGAAGAAGGTGATCGCCGGTTTCGGGTTCCGCAAGGTCGGCGAGCAGTGGGATCCCGAGGACGGGCTGGAGGACGTCTACCTGCGTACCGCCGCCGGGTGA
- a CDS encoding sigma-70 family RNA polymerase sigma factor: protein MTAQLQAATPAVVSRAQEDLIRDNMALVGHMVREMLFKVPPHVHRDDLASAGYAALVTAAQAYDPERGIPFGRFAAVRVRGALLDELRSMDWASRSVRARARRADVAREELTRRLGRTPTPEELAELLGVAVGELSSVDDDVQRAAVLSLQGFAAGTAEDMVTESSLNPEEMLLHRERLGYLHDAVGVLPERLRYVVEASFLQERPLSEVAAELGVTESRVSQLRTEALALLRDGLNTHMEQKKSPTAKDGCVARRRAAYAAQIAARSTMSTRLSVTDVHGQRLAAAA, encoded by the coding sequence ATGACCGCTCAGCTTCAGGCCGCCACTCCTGCCGTTGTCAGCCGGGCCCAGGAGGACCTGATCCGCGACAACATGGCGCTGGTCGGTCACATGGTCCGCGAGATGCTGTTCAAGGTGCCGCCGCACGTGCACCGCGACGACCTCGCGTCGGCCGGCTACGCCGCGCTGGTGACCGCCGCCCAAGCCTATGATCCGGAGCGCGGGATCCCGTTCGGCCGGTTCGCGGCCGTACGGGTCCGCGGCGCCCTGCTCGACGAGCTGCGCAGCATGGACTGGGCCAGCCGCTCGGTCCGGGCCCGCGCCCGCCGCGCCGACGTGGCCCGCGAGGAGCTGACCCGCCGGCTCGGGCGCACCCCGACCCCGGAGGAGCTGGCCGAGCTGCTCGGTGTCGCGGTCGGCGAGCTGTCCAGCGTCGACGACGACGTCCAGCGCGCCGCCGTGCTGTCGCTGCAGGGCTTCGCCGCCGGCACCGCCGAGGACATGGTCACCGAGTCGTCGCTGAACCCCGAGGAGATGCTGCTGCACCGCGAGCGCCTCGGCTACCTGCACGACGCCGTCGGTGTCCTGCCGGAGCGCCTGCGCTACGTGGTGGAGGCGTCGTTCCTGCAGGAGCGGCCGCTGTCGGAGGTCGCCGCCGAACTCGGCGTCACCGAGTCGCGGGTGTCGCAGCTGCGCACCGAGGCCCTGGCCCTGCTGCGCGACGGCCTCAACACCCACATGGAGCAGAAGAAGTCGCCGACCGCCAAGGACGGCTGCGTGGCCCGGCGGCGGGCGGCCTACGCCGCGCAGATCGCCGCCCGGTCCACCATGAGCACCCGACTGTCGGTGACCGACGTGCACGGCCAGCGGCTGGCCGCCGCCGCCTGA
- a CDS encoding Clp protease N-terminal domain-containing protein — protein sequence MTVRLDDLIHAVTAGHPDSPLDRVAGAVALSDHLGELADHLVGHFVDQARRSGASWTDIGRSMGVTKQAAQKRFVPAAKQDASQGFSRYSDLARAAVVASMAHAARLRHPEISPGHLVLGLLDQADGLAARAVAAQGRTLDEIRTAVTAAPGDAEPAPLIPFDAHARKALELSFREALRLGHDRVGTGHVLLALLEEQEPEGGPLDLHKAGVEQTVLTGPQEGPLEAPPAA from the coding sequence ATGACTGTTCGACTCGACGACCTCATCCACGCCGTCACCGCCGGGCACCCCGACAGCCCCCTCGACCGGGTCGCCGGCGCCGTCGCCCTCTCCGACCACCTCGGCGAGCTCGCCGACCACCTCGTCGGCCACTTCGTCGACCAGGCCCGCCGCTCCGGCGCCTCCTGGACCGACATCGGCCGCAGCATGGGCGTCACCAAACAGGCCGCCCAGAAACGGTTCGTGCCCGCCGCCAAACAGGACGCCTCCCAGGGCTTCAGCCGCTACTCCGACCTCGCCCGCGCCGCCGTCGTCGCCTCGATGGCGCACGCCGCCCGCCTGCGCCACCCCGAGATCAGCCCCGGCCACCTCGTGCTCGGCCTGCTCGACCAGGCCGACGGACTCGCCGCCCGGGCCGTGGCGGCCCAGGGCCGCACCCTCGACGAGATCCGCACCGCCGTCACCGCCGCGCCCGGCGACGCCGAGCCGGCCCCGCTGATCCCGTTCGACGCCCACGCCCGCAAAGCCCTGGAGCTGTCCTTCCGCGAGGCGCTGCGGCTGGGCCACGACCGGGTCGGCACCGGCCACGTCCTGCTCGCCCTGCTGGAGGAGCAGGAACCCGAGGGCGGCCCGCTCGACCTGCACAAGGCCGGCGTCGAGCAGACCGTGCTGACCGGCCCCCAGGAGGGCCCCCTCGAAGCCCCGCCGGCCGCCTGA
- a CDS encoding DUF6204 family protein, producing MSTSRTIRVTVRGSFDNLSEQQKAQLIAAGAEHADILAVQYTEGGHLTYDLAARPFFCFRFAEQVDDEREVPKVTARAEAKAAAWMTERGYGFKRITSQTVDLSEVPLGKAGRKRQL from the coding sequence ATGAGCACGAGCCGTACGATCCGTGTCACCGTTCGCGGGTCTTTCGACAACCTGTCCGAGCAGCAGAAGGCGCAGCTGATCGCCGCCGGCGCCGAGCATGCCGACATCCTCGCGGTGCAGTACACCGAGGGCGGGCATCTGACCTATGACCTGGCGGCGCGGCCGTTCTTCTGTTTCCGGTTCGCCGAGCAGGTCGACGACGAGCGGGAGGTGCCGAAGGTGACGGCGCGGGCCGAGGCCAAGGCCGCGGCCTGGATGACCGAGCGGGGGTACGGCTTCAAGCGCATCACCTCGCAGACCGTCGACCTGTCCGAGGTGCCGCTGGGGAAAGCCGGCCGCAAGCGTCAACTCTGA
- a CDS encoding sugar nucleotide-binding protein, with the protein MIGRLLVTGGSGSLGRRVMARAAAAGWDAVGTHLSASTPTATVRLDIRDPGDVRRVVAAVRPDAIVHTAAGRDRGDWPATADGAAHVALAAAGIRLVHVSSDAIFSGRSGEYDEDASPDPVYAYGAAKAAAETAVRAIDPGAAIVRTSLILGDGRGAHEVLTHDLIAGRVTGALFTDEVRKPVHVDDLADALLELAAGDHAGVLNVAGADAISRYELGVLVARRDGLDPALIPATSLAASGLSRPPDLRLVTTRAQKLLSTRLRGAREFVRPA; encoded by the coding sequence ATGATCGGACGTCTGCTCGTCACCGGTGGCAGCGGTTCGCTGGGCCGGCGGGTGATGGCCCGGGCCGCGGCCGCGGGCTGGGACGCGGTCGGCACCCATCTGTCGGCGAGCACGCCGACGGCCACGGTGCGGCTGGACATCCGTGATCCGGGTGACGTGCGGCGGGTGGTCGCCGCGGTGCGCCCGGACGCGATCGTGCACACCGCGGCGGGCCGGGATCGCGGCGACTGGCCGGCCACCGCCGACGGGGCGGCGCACGTGGCGCTGGCCGCGGCCGGGATCCGTCTGGTGCACGTGTCCAGTGACGCGATCTTCTCCGGCCGGTCGGGGGAGTACGACGAGGACGCGTCACCCGATCCGGTGTACGCCTACGGGGCGGCGAAGGCGGCGGCCGAGACCGCGGTGCGGGCGATCGACCCGGGCGCGGCGATCGTGCGTACCTCGCTGATCCTGGGTGACGGTCGGGGCGCGCACGAGGTCCTCACCCATGACCTGATCGCCGGTCGGGTGACCGGTGCGCTGTTCACCGACGAGGTGCGTAAGCCGGTGCACGTCGACGACCTGGCCGACGCGCTGCTGGAGTTGGCCGCGGGCGATCATGCCGGGGTGCTCAACGTGGCCGGCGCCGACGCGATCAGCCGTTACGAGTTGGGGGTGCTGGTGGCCCGGCGTGACGGGCTGGATCCGGCGTTGATCCCGGCCACCAGTCTGGCCGCGTCGGGCCTGTCGCGGCCGCCCGACCTGCGGCTGGTGACCACGCGGGCGCAGAAGCTGCTGTCGACGCGGTTGCGGGGGGCCAGGGAATTCGTTCGCCCGGCGTGA
- a CDS encoding ATP-binding cassette domain-containing protein: MITTSALQVRFGDTTALHPLDLDLPAGRIYGLLGRNGAGKTTLLSTLAGFRRPSGGTVELAGVPVFDDVRATTRICLIRDDGVPGDPTDTLRDNLAMAAILRPGFDTAYAAELMEKFALPRRKTLRTLSRGQRSAFGIVVGLASRADLTMFDEAHLGLDAPSRQLFHDELLRDYLDRPRTVILSTHLIEEQSPLFEQVLILHEGRLLLRADVDELRARGVSVTGPQQVVDDFVFGLTVLAQRRLGPTKEVTVFGGLDDERRALADRYGLQLGPVALQDLFIHLTGGAV; the protein is encoded by the coding sequence ATGATCACCACCAGTGCCCTGCAGGTCCGGTTCGGCGACACCACCGCCCTGCATCCCCTCGATCTGGACCTGCCCGCCGGGCGCATCTACGGCCTGTTGGGCCGCAACGGCGCCGGCAAGACGACCCTGCTGTCCACGCTGGCCGGATTCCGCAGACCCTCCGGCGGTACGGTCGAACTGGCCGGCGTGCCGGTGTTCGACGACGTGCGGGCCACCACCCGGATCTGCCTGATCCGTGACGACGGGGTCCCCGGCGATCCCACCGACACGCTGCGCGACAACCTGGCGATGGCCGCGATCCTGCGTCCCGGCTTCGACACCGCCTATGCCGCCGAGCTGATGGAGAAGTTCGCGCTGCCCCGCAGGAAGACCCTGCGCACGCTGTCGCGGGGGCAGCGCTCGGCGTTCGGGATCGTGGTGGGCCTGGCCTCGCGGGCCGATCTGACCATGTTCGACGAGGCGCATCTGGGTCTGGACGCGCCGAGCCGGCAGCTGTTCCACGACGAGCTGCTGCGCGACTACCTGGACCGTCCGCGGACGGTGATCCTGTCGACGCATCTGATCGAGGAGCAGAGCCCGCTGTTCGAGCAGGTCCTGATCCTGCACGAGGGCCGGCTGCTGCTACGCGCCGACGTCGACGAGCTGCGCGCGCGGGGGGTGTCGGTGACCGGCCCGCAGCAGGTGGTCGACGATTTCGTGTTCGGGTTGACCGTGCTGGCGCAGCGCCGGTTGGGCCCGACCAAGGAGGTGACCGTGTTCGGTGGCCTCGACGACGAGCGGCGGGCGCTGGCCGACCGGTACGGGTTGCAGCTGGGCCCGGTGGCGTTGCAGGACCTGTTCATCCATCTGACCGGAGGTGCCGTGTGA
- a CDS encoding GntR family transcriptional regulator, with product MFDDRSPIYRQIADQIKDDVLRGVLGADDQVMSTNQYAAYYRINPATAAKAFQQLVDEGVIYKRRGVGMFVHAGAREQIRSTRRERFFAEVLEPMAAEARALGVPVADIVARLHQLIPGDSR from the coding sequence ATGTTCGACGACCGGAGCCCGATCTACCGGCAGATCGCCGACCAGATCAAGGACGACGTGCTGCGCGGGGTGCTGGGCGCCGACGACCAGGTGATGTCGACCAATCAGTACGCCGCCTACTACCGCATCAACCCGGCGACCGCCGCGAAGGCCTTCCAGCAGCTGGTCGACGAGGGCGTGATCTACAAGCGCCGCGGGGTGGGCATGTTCGTGCACGCCGGTGCGCGCGAGCAGATCCGTTCGACGCGGCGGGAGCGGTTCTTCGCCGAGGTGCTCGAGCCGATGGCCGCCGAGGCCCGCGCGCTGGGCGTCCCGGTCGCCGACATCGTGGCCCGCCTTCATCAGCTCATCCCGGGAGACAGCCGATGA
- a CDS encoding methyl-accepting chemotaxis protein, whose protein sequence is MKNLTIGMRLGAGFGAVVLAMVALVVIGVFQVNKINDELSVINDQNAVKQRYAINFRGSVHDRAIAARDLVTAKTDAGVTAATDTIAELAAKYAESETKMNKIFENDSLVSADEKKAYDGINKIQAVVNPMVDEIITLRTAGQTAQADAVLETAKPEFSKWLAAINVLIDLEESMNQGETATARSIADNFKILMIVLLAAAIALAAGIAWWVTRTITRPLGQAVDVLAAVADGDLTKRLDVHSADEVGRMSTSMNAALESIGTALSSIAAGTDTLSTASEHMGRLTTRLADGAKESSRQADIVAASADEVSRNVHTVAAGSEEMGASIREISTSAAEAATVASRAVAAVQTTTASVSRLGESSREIGDVVKAITSIAEQTNLLALNATIEAARAGEMGKGFAVVAGEVKDLAQETARATEDIARRVQAIQADTAGAVHAITEVAEVIEQINDYQTTIASAVEEQTATTQEINRSVGEAAGGSSTIAANIGTVATVARDTTELVHESQQAVGELGQVTGELKALVSRFRF, encoded by the coding sequence ATGAAGAACTTGACCATCGGAATGCGGCTGGGTGCCGGTTTCGGCGCCGTTGTGCTCGCCATGGTCGCGCTGGTGGTCATCGGCGTGTTCCAGGTGAACAAGATCAACGACGAGCTCAGCGTCATCAACGACCAGAACGCCGTCAAACAGCGCTACGCCATCAACTTCCGCGGCAGCGTCCACGACCGGGCCATCGCCGCTCGCGACCTGGTCACCGCCAAGACCGACGCCGGAGTCACCGCGGCCACCGACACGATCGCCGAGCTCGCCGCCAAGTACGCCGAGTCCGAGACGAAGATGAACAAGATCTTCGAGAACGACAGCCTGGTCAGCGCCGACGAGAAGAAGGCCTACGACGGCATCAACAAGATCCAGGCGGTCGTCAACCCGATGGTCGACGAGATCATCACACTGCGCACCGCCGGCCAGACGGCCCAGGCCGACGCCGTGTTGGAGACGGCCAAGCCGGAATTCTCCAAATGGCTGGCTGCGATCAACGTCCTGATCGACCTCGAAGAATCGATGAACCAGGGCGAGACCGCCACCGCCCGCAGCATCGCCGACAACTTCAAGATCCTGATGATCGTGCTGCTGGCCGCCGCCATCGCACTCGCCGCCGGCATCGCCTGGTGGGTCACCCGCACCATCACCCGCCCCCTCGGCCAGGCCGTCGACGTGCTCGCCGCCGTCGCCGACGGCGACCTCACCAAACGCCTCGACGTGCACTCCGCCGACGAGGTCGGCCGGATGAGCACCTCGATGAACGCCGCCCTGGAATCCATCGGCACCGCCCTGAGCAGCATCGCCGCCGGCACCGACACCCTGTCGACGGCCAGCGAGCACATGGGCCGGCTGACCACCCGACTCGCCGACGGCGCCAAGGAATCCTCCCGCCAGGCCGACATCGTCGCCGCCTCCGCCGACGAGGTGTCCCGCAACGTGCACACCGTCGCCGCCGGCAGCGAAGAGATGGGCGCCTCCATCCGGGAGATCTCCACCAGCGCCGCCGAAGCCGCCACCGTCGCCTCCCGCGCGGTCGCCGCCGTACAGACCACCACCGCCAGCGTCTCGCGCCTCGGCGAATCCAGCCGCGAGATCGGCGACGTCGTCAAAGCGATCACCAGCATCGCCGAACAGACCAACCTGCTCGCCCTCAACGCCACCATCGAAGCCGCCCGCGCCGGCGAGATGGGCAAGGGCTTCGCCGTCGTCGCCGGCGAGGTCAAGGACCTGGCCCAGGAGACCGCCCGCGCCACCGAGGACATCGCCCGCCGCGTCCAGGCCATCCAGGCCGACACCGCCGGCGCCGTGCACGCCATCACCGAGGTCGCCGAGGTCATCGAACAGATCAACGACTACCAGACCACCATCGCCTCCGCGGTCGAGGAACAGACCGCCACCACCCAGGAGATCAACCGCAGCGTCGGCGAGGCCGCCGGCGGCTCCAGCACCATCGCCGCCAACATCGGCACCGTGGCCACCGTCGCCCGCGACACCACCGAACTGGTCCACGAGTCCCAGCAGGCCGTCGGCGAACTCGGCCAGGTCACCGGCGAACTGAAGGCGCTGGTGTCGCGCTTCCGCTTCTGA
- a CDS encoding GNAT family N-acetyltransferase, giving the protein MTTWTTRPETPADIPAIHAIVAAAFPTADEAHLVDALRTDPDAWIDGLSMLAVDPDGTPTGHALLTRCHIDGEPALALAPCAVRPTAQRTGAGSAAIRAVLAAARTRDQENLVVVLGHADYYPRFGFTRASGLGVQAPIEVPDEALMALNLDPARPTPTGTIRWAAAFGI; this is encoded by the coding sequence ATGACGACCTGGACCACCCGCCCCGAAACCCCCGCGGACATCCCGGCGATCCACGCCATCGTCGCGGCCGCGTTCCCCACCGCCGACGAAGCCCACCTGGTCGACGCCCTACGCACCGACCCGGACGCCTGGATCGACGGACTGTCCATGCTCGCCGTCGACCCCGACGGCACCCCGACCGGACACGCCCTGCTCACCCGCTGCCACATCGACGGCGAACCGGCCCTGGCCCTGGCCCCGTGCGCGGTCCGGCCCACCGCCCAGCGCACCGGAGCCGGCAGCGCCGCCATCCGCGCCGTCCTGGCCGCCGCCCGCACCCGCGACCAGGAGAACCTGGTGGTGGTCCTCGGGCACGCCGACTACTACCCGCGATTCGGTTTCACCCGAGCCTCCGGCCTCGGCGTCCAAGCCCCCATCGAGGTCCCCGACGAAGCCCTGATGGCCCTCAACCTCGACCCGGCCCGACCGACGCCCACCGGAACGATCCGCTGGGCCGCCGCCTTCGGCATCTGA
- a CDS encoding LLM class flavin-dependent oxidoreductase, with protein sequence MVAGMRLSIWPSAAQPYSEILDVAAHAAATGWDGVWIADHFMANEPVQQRPQLPVLEAGSLVAALGAAVPRVRIGTLVYGNTYRHPAVVANMAATVDHITGGRFVLGVGAGWQVNEHVQYGIELPPVKRLLDRFVEALQVMRGLLRTPVTDFQGEHYQLTGATCDPKPVQDPLPILIGAKGEKRMLKVVAEYADEWNAWGLPEVIAHKSAVLDGHCATVGRDPKAVKRTAQALVVVDGPVPTDLSAPVFGGSVAAIAATVEGYRELGLDELIIPDGLLGTGADKLKALDTILSIVKP encoded by the coding sequence ATGGTTGCCGGCATGCGACTCTCGATCTGGCCCAGCGCCGCCCAGCCGTACTCGGAAATCCTCGATGTCGCCGCGCATGCGGCCGCCACCGGCTGGGACGGGGTGTGGATCGCTGATCACTTCATGGCCAACGAGCCGGTGCAGCAGCGTCCGCAGTTGCCGGTGCTGGAGGCGGGTTCGCTGGTGGCGGCGTTGGGTGCGGCGGTGCCGCGGGTGCGCATCGGCACGCTGGTGTACGGCAACACGTACCGGCATCCGGCGGTGGTGGCCAACATGGCGGCGACCGTCGACCACATCACCGGCGGCCGGTTCGTGCTGGGGGTGGGTGCGGGCTGGCAGGTCAACGAGCATGTCCAGTACGGCATCGAGCTGCCGCCGGTGAAGCGGCTGCTGGACCGGTTCGTGGAGGCGTTGCAGGTGATGCGTGGGCTGTTGCGTACTCCGGTGACCGATTTCCAGGGTGAGCATTATCAGCTGACCGGGGCGACCTGTGATCCGAAGCCGGTGCAGGACCCGTTGCCGATCCTGATCGGCGCCAAGGGCGAGAAGCGGATGCTGAAGGTGGTGGCCGAGTACGCCGACGAGTGGAACGCGTGGGGTCTGCCCGAGGTGATCGCCCACAAGTCGGCGGTGTTGGACGGTCATTGCGCGACGGTGGGCCGTGACCCGAAGGCGGTCAAACGTACGGCGCAGGCGCTGGTCGTGGTCGACGGTCCGGTCCCGACGGATCTTTCGGCGCCGGTGTTCGGCGGGTCCGTCGCGGCGATCGCCGCGACCGTGGAGGGTTACCGTGAGCTGGGCCTCGACGAGTTGATCATCCCGGATGGGTTGCTCGGCACGGGCGCCGACAAGTTGAAGGCCCTCGACACGATTCTCTCGATCGTCAAACCTTGA
- a CDS encoding DUF4129 domain-containing protein — MRGYDDFVGDIFATVPPAVLLLALLVLTALIAAGWYWYPAWIPRRWPRLRLRLPRFSLPKLRRRRKPRHGTEPATRPTRRTKTDKTPTAARGSLADRLAAEGRYAEAIRERLRDTVADLTRAGLITPEPGDTANELATAAGTGRPAVSPALDGATGLFSDIWYGRRPAGPPEDERMRHLTAEIRDGLGGPR, encoded by the coding sequence ATGAGAGGCTACGACGACTTCGTCGGCGACATCTTCGCCACCGTGCCACCGGCCGTGCTGCTACTGGCACTGCTCGTGCTCACCGCCCTGATCGCCGCCGGCTGGTACTGGTATCCGGCGTGGATCCCCCGCCGGTGGCCCCGACTGCGGCTGCGGCTGCCCCGGTTCAGCCTGCCCAAGCTGCGCCGCCGCAGGAAACCCCGGCACGGCACCGAGCCGGCCACCCGCCCCACCCGCCGCACCAAGACGGACAAGACACCCACCGCGGCGCGCGGTTCGCTCGCCGACCGGCTCGCCGCCGAAGGCCGCTACGCCGAAGCCATCCGCGAACGGCTCCGCGACACCGTCGCCGACCTGACCCGCGCCGGACTGATCACCCCCGAACCCGGCGACACCGCCAACGAACTGGCCACCGCGGCCGGCACCGGCCGCCCCGCCGTCAGCCCCGCCCTCGACGGCGCCACCGGCCTGTTCTCCGACATCTGGTACGGCCGGCGCCCCGCCGGGCCACCCGAGGACGAACGGATGCGTCACCTGACCGCCGAGATCCGTGACGGCCTCGGAGGCCCGCGATGA